The DNA sequence cctttttctttcttgggtgatttccttgattatattttttttgtgtctttatttattTGTGAATCATTCTTCCCTTCCTGGTACCGTTTGCGTCACCTGTTGATGCCATAGAATATGTATAGGGAAAGGTGGATTTATAACATGCATGGAATGATGTAAGTGTTTAAAAGTTAAACAAAAATCaaccgatatatatatatatatatatatatatatatatatatatatatatatatatatatatcaagaacTGCTAACCCTAATTAAAGTAATAAACATAGTATAATTGGTAAATGACAAATAACAAAATCCTTCGTTAATGACATTCCATATTATATTCTGAAGATTATCGTGACATACATTAAATATGCAGGATATATTGAATTTTTTCTGAGATATTCTGACATTATTCTTCCCGATCGAGTCTACATTACTTTTATATCTAGTAGGTACAATATAATCAACTAGAAAAAGTTCCTCTAAAAGGAGAATGGAAGGGTGTATCTACCGTTGAATCATTTTGAGTTATGATTACAATACTTTTGTTGATCTAGAGGTACATAAACATAAACCCTTCTTGCCTTCATATTTGAAAAGCAAGCTGACTGTAGAGCTAAGGGCATATTTGTCTTGCATGTTCATGCAATTTATACTGGAAGTATTACACAATAAATTTGGAAAATGTATTTGAATTTGGCTTGATGAGGTTAAAAATCTTTAGTTATTATCTCAGTATTCAAATCCAAAGATGAGAAACTCCCTCTACATGTTTATCTAGGATGATCTTATTCAGCATTTGCTGATTTTAAATACATTAATGAAAAATGTTTGTCTAGTTCTCTCTTCATTGGCAAGTTGCTGTGTCTATTGGTCCTTTGATGTGCCATAATATTTCTGGCATCCGCTGGGGAACaattaattgtttatatattttcCTTGCAGACAAGTCTTTCGGAGGGAGAAAATGACAGTAGTTTGACCAGGATTACCAAGGTCTATGTTTCAGGTTTGTGTTATATGCTCTGCCCGAATAACTACTATTGAAAGGATTAAGTAATTAACTAATCTTGTTTTGCTCGTGGGTCTTTCATATTGTTTATCGGTGTTAATAGGACTTTAAGTTGAGTGGAAACTATATACAAACTAATCTATaagtatttaaattaatatagggTGTTTTGGTTTTAGTCcctcaaaaaaattttcttggaGTTTGTTAGCAGGCTTTTCCAATATTTAGTCCTTACATATTTGATGCTACGAGTGTTAGTTCTAAACTTTGATCATTGTAAGTCTAAACTCTCCTATATTTAGTCGTTACATATATTGGAAGTTTCTTTTTTGGTCCTTGTAAATATTTGATAAACCTTCTTTTGGAATTAAGGATTTCTTGATGCTTTCAagaatatagtttttttttttttttttgaattcatttTATCTTACAGCATATCCAGATAGATCTGCAGTTAATGATTTAATTAGTCTTTGCTTAAATCACATTGAGAAATCTGGCTAGTTTATTTCTAAATTGAATTTGTGCCCTTGGTAtactaaaattataatataacggAGTACTAAATTCAATCTATGGTTGCTTGGATGTCGAGCCAGTGGCTGCAATTTTTGTTTGTTCTGTGTGAcatactcttttcaaaaatcaatttagaaTTATTTCTTTTACTATGACTTAAATCATCTATCCATGTCAATAAGATTCAATAACTTTTTTACACTAATTATTGATTTCCTAACTCTTCTGTCCTGGAACTAGCAGTGTAGAGGTTTGCAATAAAGCACGACATGGGAAATTAAAGTGAAATGGAAGAAGCTGAGTGATGCTATGAGTGTTATTTGTGATAAAAATCTACCACTCAAGtttaaagagaaaaaatttaTGGCACAGCTATACATGTGAGAAAAAGTTGGGTTAGTGGAAGTTCTAGTAAGTAGATTAGATTAGGCTGAGGGTAGCTTAATAGTCAAAGATAGGGGGAGACCAAGCACACCTACATGAAAAAGCATTTAGATGAATTTAGATTTTTACAGTAAGACATGTTCCATAAGAAGACACTAGCTTAGTCCATGCAATCGACCTTACACACTGAGATAAGGTTTGGTGGTGGCTGTGTTGATAGGGTTGTCAACAATTGTTTACTTGCACTGGAGGTCTTAAAAATAAACTGAAACTCAGATACTAATTGATGATATCTTTGTGCATTTTGTCATTGTCTTTCCTGTTATTAAGGTGTGTTCTGTCGTACCTCTTACAGGTTGGAATCCAAGGGATGCAGATCATGAAGCCGCAGAGACCGAAAGAGATTCATTTGTCAAAATCAATTGCAAATGGTGCTAAAAAAGTTAACGGTACTGCTATGGGAATTTGTCTTCAGCTGGGTTTGGTATCAAGGGAGGATAACGTTGAAGTTGAAATGGCTAATTGGGAAGTGGAAAATCTAACATTCACTGTTAAGCAACCGGTAATGGAAATTCCATATTTAATCATGATGTCATTGTCTCTCTCTTTATGATCATTGTGTGTGATTAAGATTTTACTATGCAGATAGAGGTGGTTTTAACCAGTGATGAGGCTCAACACCTTCTTTTTCTGTGCAAATCTGAAGTTGATTTCATGGGCATGCAGGAAGTGAAGGCATTGACAAGATTTTCTCTCCTAAGCACAGCAGAGATGATAGTGTCCACAATAGGGGATTTTGTCCATCACCGAAGCTGGTAAACAAAAGCTTGAACAAATCGACGATGGAACCGACTTTAACTTTGTTGGAGGAAGCAGTTGCAGATTCGCCAGGAAAAGATCAATGCCTTAATCAGTGATTTTGGTATTTCAGAGTCCTCTGGGCAGCAACTTACCATTGCTAAAAAACTCAGTCAAAAGATTGAATCAATGGAGGGTTTTATTGAAGCAACTATGGAATAAAACTTAGTCCCATTCATATTTGTATGTAATTAGAATTTAAGATTgtcctttttctttattgatatatTTTACATAGGTCCCAATTCTTTTTGTATATAGCAAAGATCATATTGCCGAGTGTTGTATAAAATAGTTAGAAATTACGATTCTTCATTATTGTAAGAAAAATTTTGTTCGGTTGAGCCTGTACTGCTGCGAAATAACAATTTTGGTAGCTTACCTTTATCTCATGAAATTTTCTTTTGGGTGTTTTAATTTGTTCATGTGTAATACTGTATTCAGGAAatgtttaattaatatttatcaagTTAAAATTGCTTTAGATAATGGATAGCATATTCATTGTGTTCAGTTATATTGTGTGAATATGTGCCCTACAATAATACAGACCACTCTAGTTTTTGGTAAGTACGTGCCAATTTTGAATTTTGTGTCACCGTAAAGAATAAAGAATATGCTGTAATACTGCACTCCTATATTGAGTCTCAGTAAGATGATGAAGCCAATAATAAGATTAACATGTTTGCTAAAACTTCAAAGGCAAATAATAATCAAAggtaaataataatgaaagtctGTTAAAAGCTGTTTCTAAACTCAAATATAAACTTGGTCACTGGAGAACAGATTCAAAGACAGAACCATGAAACAACCATTGAAGTGTTAATAACAACTTTGTCATATCCAAAAAACAACCAATTCAAGTGTTGTAAAACAATTGTTATATCCAAAAAATAACCCGTTGATACTACTTTGTAATTCACAGACAAAATGTTGTTACATGAATAATCTAATGTATGATCATTTCTTTCAACTTAAGAGTATTAAGCTTTTGCAATTTCTAACCCAAAAAATACATTAACATACTCCCTAAACCCATCCTCATCAGCCAAAAAATAAGTTTATCTAATCTTGTGAAAGGTGTGGCAGGTGAGCAAGCTGTCAGACCCGGCCTGATGGCACTTCCCAGCAACTCGATCCACGTGAAGTGTGTCAGCCACCTTCTCCAAACCGCCATAGAGGCCATTGCAGAACCTCATCACATGCTTCACATCATAAGCATTTCCCCCAAACAGCTCTTTTACAAGCACCAAGAACTCCTCCAAGCTTTTCGGAAGAACACCCCAAGTCAGAATCTTCACCAAATATCCAATATCATAAGCACCATGGAATGTGACCCATGTCAGTGCTTTGTTTAACAGCAGCCCAGATGCTGCTGCCAACTTCGCAAAATGCACCGAAGAAACTCCAGCCACTGCATTGCGTGCAAAGTCGATGCCCTGGCTGCGTAGGAGTGCCGCAGAGTACTTTGCGTGGATGTCACGCATGAGATTGAAGTCTCGGAAATTGAATTGCCAGATGTAGTGAGTTCTGTTGTTGGTTCCTAGGTCAGGGAGGTTGTCGTGTTCATCGGAGAGAGTGAGTCCAAGCTGGATGATTTTGAGGGCGTCAACATTGGCCTTCATGACTTGGTAAGTTTCCTCTGGAACAATTCTTGTTGCGGGGCAGGATGACTAAGCCGGGGAATTCAGTGTCAATGGAGACAAATCGATATTTGTCAATCAAGCTGCTTATGATTTGGAACTCGGAATCAGCGTTGGCAGCCCACACTTGCCTGATCACAACCGAACTATTTGGACTAGGCTCTACAAGCGGCACTCCACAAATCTTGGCTGAGCAGCACAATAAAAAGGCggaaaaccaacaaccatgggcAGTGGCATCAGAAAGTGGTTATTGAAGTCGTTCTCGTTCATCATCGACCCTCGTCGCTGTTGTATATATGGTCGTCATGCTCTTCCTGGAAAGCAAGCAACTCTGTTAAATAATTATTAGAAACTGAAGAAAAAGATAGAACAAAGGAATGTAAATTGTGTGCTGTGTATGGGTGACTGGAAACGGTGCAGTACTTTTTCTTTGGGCGGGTTCGTCTAAGGAATGCTTTGAGGCTTGGGTAGATAGGGGTATGAGTAAGAAAAGGAGTTTCTTGCGGTGACGTGGTTTGTGTGAAAGGGTAGGAATGAGAGATTTTCAACAATGTTATGTTtgatgaagaaagaatgaaacctGATAGAGCACCCGGAGAGGGAGCAAAGAACCTTTCATGCAGGTGTGGACGTTGTTGTTTAGGTGCTGCCTTCTACTAGTTAttattgaaaactaaaatttgaTAATCAATTCAAAGACAACCAAATGTGAAGATAGATTAAAGGGTGCGTTTTGGTCTTTAGTCTTTAGTCTTTAGTGTTTACCTACGTCCTGTGTCAAAGATATGTATGATTTATAGgggaatatatatatttttactttgaaaaaaatatatataaaataaatctgcAACACATCACTTAAATACTAGTGATTGACACATTAGTAAATACTGCTAGCTTTTCCATTTATGAACATGTTTAAACTAATATCTATGaatataattattctttattattctaCTAAGTTTTCCTTCAATGAACTCCAAGATAAAAGTGATTCTGGAATTCTCTGCTTGCAAGGGTTGCATACATGGCTATAAATCCATTCAAATACAGAATGAAATCAAGGCTGAATAGGGTGACTCACTTAACAACTGCATAAGAAGGATTAACAGTCTTAACTCAATTATGACAAAAATAAGCAGAAAATAAGAGTGGCATGGAGAGAGGGAGTAACAAAGTCAGAACCATGATGATGGTGTTACTATGATAGCACTTAGCACCAGAATTTGATTTTGCAATTGTTTAGGTGAGAGTGGTTGAAATCATAGCAAACATAAACATTAGGGATGAGTTGTGCAGAAAATggaaaaatatgtttgtattgtGAATCAGAATTATTATCAGTCTCAAGTACAACATATATAAGCTATGCTAAATGAAAGGTGAGTCAGCTTGCTAACTCCAAGACTAGTCACAACAGAATAACTGATAACTAACTAGATAACTTGCTGATCAACTACTAACATTTTCTGCAGTTTCTTGGTTTTCTTGATTCTTATGCATATATACTCTATTATAATTAAATGGAGAAAAAGTGAGGAAAGAGTATACCAGATAAATCTCCTCAAATGCGGCCAAGATGGAACTTGTAGTTaaatactacttttttttttaatacattattatatatatttagataCATCGATTGGCAAACTTTCCAAGAAACTGAAAACAGCTATAGACGTATGCAATCGCTTGAAGAACAAATAACAGCAGAAGAGAGCTTGAGAAAACAAAACAGATGCAACAACTCTATACTAATTTGAATATGCctctattattaatttattattgtataTGAAAGAAAGGTGTACACAAAAGTAATTCTTTTCATTTAAGTTAATCCAAAAGATCTTTTTGTATAACTTAAAAagctataatttatattttttttaaagatctttttccttaaaagaaagataatttttacataataaataaacaaaaaaatatttttatattattatacctaaatataattaataaacaaaaaaaatcgttTTACAtaatatatccaaacataaaattatttttatttttttataaaattttttaaaagaagataacTCTTTCAAAAAAAGATAACTTGAAAAAATAGGATTTCACTCAAACAAACCATATTAAAAAAGAACTACCACAAGTCCAAAAGAATGTACATATATAATGTCTCCTATATTATTTTGCCTTGTTTTGTAAGTAAACCAGTAAAGCAAACCCTTTTAGTCCTATATTATACCACATTGTAGTAGTGATTGTACCCCCACGTTCGTTTCTTCTTACCAAGCTTTTCAATGGCAGAGGCAGAGGTTGCCCCAAGAAAGAGACTCATCATTAAGCTTCGTTTGCCTCGTTCAAGAACAGTGTCATCTGAAGAGTGCAAACTAAAGGATGATACTGATACTGAAAAGCATGGACCAGAATTTATGGCTTCTGATTCATGCGgtgagaagaggaagaaagatcAGCATTGCAGCACTACTGAATTCTCGTGTAATGTAGTGGGAAAGAGCCATGCAGAAGGTTCTAGAACTTTGTCAACTGATGCACAGTGCAAACAGAAGAAGGACGATGATGGTGCTGATTCTCGTGGAGGCAGAAAGAGAAGAAAGTTGGCAACTTCTGAAGTTTCTGTTTTCACAAAATCTTCTGTGCAAGAACACCACAATGCATGTTTAAGAATTCCAAGAACCGGTTCTAAGGTGCTTAACTCGAAGAACacaaagaaggaagaggaagaacaTCACAATGCATGTTCAAGAATCCCAAGAACCGGttcgaagaaggaagaggagatgaaggTTGTTCTGAATGAGCAGAGAATGGATCGTTATCAAAAGATGCAGTGTTGGGTGATCTTGAAGCGCTTCATGGTTGGAAGAGATGGCTGGGCTTTCAATAAGACTCTGGATCCCAAGAAGTTAGGGATTCTTGGTAACAAATGTGAGAGTGTGTTGTTGAAGCCAATAGGGTTTGAGGATATAGAGTCAAAGCTGAACAAATTCGTGTATTCAAGGCCTGATGAATTTGCAAAGGATATGAGGCTTTTGTTTTCTTATGGATTCATGTACCCTCAAAGGGATCAGATTCATAGAGTTGCAAGGAGATTCAGTGAGAGCTTTGAAATTACTTGGAAGTCTTTGACGGAAAAGTGGTCAactgaagagaggagaagaaacaCGATCTTCAAAGGGGAAGAACGAATAATAACGTGCACCAAAAGTTTTAGTACAAAGCTCTGAAACTGTTAtcaaaggaagaagcaaaaagtGGAAGAAGGCCACGTAGGGATCAACGTGTTGGATTCAACTCTTTTGCTAAGTACTATATTATTCCTTCGACAATTTTCTTTACCAATGTTTCTCAAACAAACTCGAGCCAACtactttcttttttaattcatCTTAGTGTGATGAAACTGTGAAATCTGTACGCTTGGTTTCTAGCTTTAGTCAAATTTTGGCTTACTCATATTTGTCACAACGATAATTTCTTCTGTTAATAATATTctaattgttcttatttttatgttaatttctATTCAATTATCACTTTTTAAGTTTATTTGCCTTTACGTCATTAACTCGTCCCATAACAAAGCATATTGTTCTCCTTAGTGTTCTCCTAATTTTCTGCAAGTGCTTAAAAATTGTCTCGaatttattagaatttaaaattgttatttgGCCAAACAAAACTATTAAGAGAGTGAGTCCAAGCTGGATGATTTTGAGTTCGTCAACATTGGCCTTCATGACTTGGTAAGTTCCTCTGGAACAAGACTCCGGTAGTTCTTGTTGCGGGGCAGGATGACTAAGCCGGGGAATTCAGTGTCCATGGAGACAAATCGATATTTGTCAATCAGGCTGCTTATGATTTGGAACTCGGAATCAGCGTTGGCAGCCCACACTTGCCTGATCATAACCGAACTATTGGGACTAGGCTCTAGAAGCGGCAGTAGCTCCATAAATCTTGGCTGAGAAGCACAATAAAAAGGCGGAAAACCAACGACCATGGGCAGTGGCATCAGAAAAACTCTCGGTGGTTGTTGAAGTCGTTCTCGTTCATCATCGACCCTCGCCATTCTTGTATATATGGTAGTCATGCTCTCCCTGGAAAGCAACTCTGTTAAATTATTAGAAACTGAAGAAAAAGATAGAACAAAGGAATGTAAATTGTGTGCTGTGTATAGGTGACTGGAAACGGTGCAGTACTTTTTCTTTGGGTGGGTTCGTCTAAGGAATGCTTTGAGGCTTGGGCAGATTGGGGTACGAGTAAGAAAAGGAGTTTCTTGCGGTGATGTGGTTTGTGTGGAAGGGTAGGAATGAGATAATTTTCAACAATGTTATGTTtgatgaagaaagaatgaaactttGACCTACCATCTAAATTGTGAAATAAGAAAgaagattaattttttaatatatactaattaataaatataatttaaaataagggTCTATTTTATTTCACTAAATGAGATCCAGGAACTcaaaagacaaaaatattttactaGTTGTGTGATGATTGTAATTGTTAAACTTTACAATGGATGTACACAATTGAAAATGGAAATGAAGATAGAAAACTATTGTTTAACAGAGTTGGGAGATTTGAATTGATTCACTTCATGCCTCAGCTGGACTCcacatttttttatctttctccATCCTTTCAACTTTAACGTTGTTGCTATTGATTGTTGAGAGATCCTTATGCagcataaaaataaagatatatgaAGAGATACTAGTTTAGGATATGGATTGATAGTTTGTTGCAAATAGAAATCATTTTACTGACCGTGGACTTCCATCAGATTTCAGATGGAATGACTATACAAATTCAAACAGTTAATTTATTACTTGAAACTCATGGGGGTGCCCGTCCCCAAGGGGGAGCAGCATGGTAAGTTCTTCTTACCAGTATTCTGAATTGGTTATCTACTTTAGTTTATTTATGCTCTAAAAGGAGAATGTAAGGGTGTATCCACTGTTGAATCATTTTGTGAGTTATGATTACAATACTTTACAATAGGTATAGAGGTACATAAACATAAACCCCTTGCCTTCATATTTGAAAAGCAAGCTGACTCTAGAAGAATGTCTTCTTTACAATAGGTATAGTGATGTTCATGAGGCCCTTGACAACAAATTAGGAGGTAACCATGGTTAATACCTTAGGGCATATTTGTCTTGCATGTTCATGCAATTTATAATAGAAGTATTATTTAGTAAATTTGGAAATGTATTTGAATTTGGCTTGACGAGGTTAAAAATCTTTAGTAATTATCTCGGTATTCAAATCACAGAGATGAGAAACTCCCTCTACATGTTTATCTTGGATGATCTTATTCAGCATTTGCTGATTAGAAATACATTAATGGAAAAATGTTTATCTAGTTCTCTTTGCATTGGCAAGTTGCCATGTCTATTGGTCCTTTGATGTGCCATAGTTTTTCTGGCATCCCTTGGGGAACaattaattgtttatatattttcCTTGCAGGCAAGTCTTTTGGAGGGAGAAAATGACAGTAGTTTGACCAGGATTACCATTGCAGGTCTATTTTTAAGGTTTGTGTTATATGCTCTGCCCGAATAACTACTATTGAAAGGATTAAGTAATTAACTAATCTTCTTTTGCTCATGGGTCTTTCGTATTGTTTATTGGTGTTAATAGGACTTTAAGTTGAGTGGAGACCATATACAAACTAATCTAAAAGGATTTAATATAGGGTGTTTTGGTTTTAGTCCCTCAAAAAAATTACTATAGGACCATAAAAGATTATATTGCAAACAATTTATTGAAAGATCCGAGACCAACAACTTAGAAAATTGCAAATTTATAGTGCAACTGAGTTGAAGGAAGCAGGAGTAAAGTTTGAGGTAAAGAAAGCTAGTCAATGCTTACTAGACTTGCAACTTTCTGGTCATACTTTGAGAATCCCATTCTTTAGAGTGGAAGATATTACTGAGGTTATTGTGAGAAATTTGTTAGCTTTCGAGCAATGTCACTGTATCAATGAATCCTACCTTGCTGACTATATTGCTGTGTTAGATTTTCTTATTAACACAGACAAAGATGTAGATTTGCTTATTAAGAATGGAATAATTGAGAATTGGTTAGGTGATAGTAATGCAGTGGCCAAAATGTTCAATGATCTTGGAGTCAACATTATGTATCCAGATTTTAATGTGCAATATTCCCTTATTTTTCAAAGGTTGAATGCTTTTTGTGCACGTCCTTGGAACAAAAAAGTTGCAACTTTAAGGCGCGATTATTGCAACACTCCATGGAAGATGGTAGCTTCTATTGCTGGAATTTTTCTGCTTGTTCTCACTGTTGTTCAGACAGTATTTTCTATTCTCCAAGGAGTACACTAGTACTAGATTAATGTTTATATTGTGTAGCTTGGATTGGATGATTATATATATGCTCAATTCTCAATATGGTGTAGTAGTTTTGATATGTTTGTATTTTGGAAGAATTGAAGTGTTTATCATAAACATGTGGCCACTTTATTATGTAATTATTGAAGACCACTGCATATGGCATATCCCTTCTCTGTAATTGTGTATCAAGTTTGAATGTGTTGCTTTGTAGTTTCTATGCATTATTTTCACATGTTTATTCTGAAATTAGTATTCAAACATTATATTCTATCTTAAAAAGAGCGAGAgctttttaatttcaattgtaaGAAAAAGATTAATCATCCAACAAAGACAAAATGCCATATAGTCATGATTTTCCTCAATGTACCGATTAAAAGCTAGAAATGATACAAAAtagcaaaagtttttaaaaagaaataCTAACCAGCATGACATGAAACAGAGTAAAAGATTAGCATATCTGGAAGAGATACCAATAATTTTAAGAGAAGACAATTATACAGGACTCAACCATTCAACATGAAACATCGTGATCTTTACCTGCTCCGGAAACATTTGAAGCTTTGGAACAATAATGCTCCGAAATCAATTGGTAAGGTGA is a window from the Arachis hypogaea cultivar Tifrunner chromosome 17, arahy.Tifrunner.gnm2.J5K5, whole genome shotgun sequence genome containing:
- the LOC112765584 gene encoding probable CCR4-associated factor 1 homolog 11, producing the protein MKANVDALKIIQLGLTLSDEHDNLPDLGTNNRTHYIWQFNFRDFNLMRDIHAKYSAALLRSQGIDFARNAVAGVSSVHFAKLAAASGLLLNKALTWVTFHGAYDIGYLVKILTWGVLPKSLEEFLVLVKELFGGNAYDVKHVMRFCNGLYGGLEKVADTLHVDRVAGKCHQAGSDSLLTCHTFHKIR
- the LOC112766415 gene encoding uncharacterized protein isoform X2, which translates into the protein MFQVGIQGMQIMKPQRPKEIHLSKSIANGAKKVNGTAMGICLQLGLVSREDNVEVEMANWEVENLTFTVKQPEVKALTRFSLLSTAEMIVSTIGDFVHHRSW
- the LOC112762628 gene encoding UPF0481 protein At3g47200-like gives rise to the protein MGVPVPKGEQHGIEASLLEGENDSSLTRITIAGLFLSATELKEAGVKFEVKKASQCLLDLQLSGHTLRIPFFRVEDITEVIVRNLLAFEQCHCINESYLADYIAVLDFLINTDKDVDLLIKNGIIENWLGDSNAVAKMFNDLGVNIMYPDFNVQYSLIFQRLNAFCARPWNKKVATLRRDYCNTPWKMVASIAGIFLLVLTVVQTVFSILQGVH
- the LOC112766415 gene encoding uncharacterized protein isoform X1 codes for the protein MFQVGIQGMQIMKPQRPKEIHLSKSIANGAKKVNGTAMGICLQLGLVSREDNVEVEMANWEVENLTFTVKQPIEVVLTSDEAQHLLFLCKSEVDFMGMQEVKALTRFSLLSTAEMIVSTIGDFVHHRSW